From the genome of Syntrophales bacterium:
CGAAGACTACCGACGACGGCGCAGCCGACCGAGAGCGTGCCCTGCGCGAGCAGGCCTTGCGGGAAGCAGCAGAAAAGGCGGCGCGAGAGGCGGCGGAGAAGGCAAAAATGGAAGCCGCAGAAAAAGCAGCAGCGATCCTTAAGGAGCTGCAGATTGCCGATGTTAACTTCGATTACGACAAGTATAATCTTAAACCGGAAGCCCAGGATATTTTAAAGAAGGCCGCGCCGGCTTACCTGAAATACAGCAATGCCAAGCTTGTTGTTGAGGGGCATTGCGATGAGCGGGGCACCGTTGAATACAACCTTGCCTTGGGAGAAAAGCGGGCCAATGAAGCCGCCAAGTTCCTTGTTGATTTGGGCATAGCCAAAGATCGAATCAAGACGATAAGCTACGGCGAGGAAAATCCTTTAGACAAAGGGCATGATGAAGCGGCATGGGCCAAAAACAGAAGGGCGCATTTTGTAGTTAATCCGTAAAATTAAGCTTAAATTCAACCGGGGTTTGTGCTTTTCGCCTGCTTAATGAGGCCTGGAGCAACTCTTCATGCGGATAAGTCCTGTAATCTGCTTTTTAAGCTTGGATTGCAGGATTTGTCTTTTTAAGGGAGGTTAAGGTCAGTGAGAGCAAAA
Proteins encoded in this window:
- the pal gene encoding peptidoglycan-associated lipoprotein Pal, producing the protein MKRSFNLFGLMLLVLLVSISLTTGCAKKAAIKEGTVVSQAQPDAPQTAATTVAPAKTTDDGAADRERALREQALREAAEKAAREAAEKAKMEAAEKAAAILKELQIADVNFDYDKYNLKPEAQDILKKAAPAYLKYSNAKLVVEGHCDERGTVEYNLALGEKRANEAAKFLVDLGIAKDRIKTISYGEENPLDKGHDEAAWAKNRRAHFVVNP